The following coding sequences lie in one Rutidosis leptorrhynchoides isolate AG116_Rl617_1_P2 chromosome 4, CSIRO_AGI_Rlap_v1, whole genome shotgun sequence genomic window:
- the LOC139842495 gene encoding uncharacterized protein, with protein MYEGAKSCVRTPVGNTEVFPIEVGLHQGSALSPFLFALILDELSRGIQEGIPWCLIFSDDIVLISDSKEELNRRLEQWRVAFESNGLHISRQKTEYLSCNFDRNDDEQECWPMTKAQERKMEVAEMRMLRWTCGKTMLDLIPNSVFRENLKVRSIVDKLREERLRWFGHVRRRSPAAPVRRVETLTVDGVRRRGRPTRFADMFVCMIICLLYVCYVCFIYGLVTYASVYVSRFVCFVVLGGLYVVIHVYCSSVVTSLEISCASHYCLAHHLSFCPELRPTV; from the exons ATGTATGAAGGGGCGAAGTCTTGTGTTCGAACGCCGGTGGGAAATACTGAAGTTTTTCCAATAGAAGTAGGCCTGcaccagggatcggcccttagcccttttctttttgctttgatccttGATGAGCTCTCTCGAGGGATACAAGAGGGCATCCCTTGGTGCTTGATCTTTTCCGATGATATTGTGCTTATTTCGGATTCTAAGGAGGAGCTTAATAGAAGACTAGAGCAATGGAGGGTGGCCTTTGAAAGTAATGGACTACACattagtagacaaaagacggaatatcttagtTGCAATTTTGATAGGAATGATGATGAACAAG agtgttggccaatgacaaaGGCGCAAGAGAGGAAgatggaggtggcagagatgaggatgcttaggtggacatgcGGTAAAACCATGCTGGATTTGATTCCAAATAGTGTTTTTAGAGAGAACCTGAAAGTTAGAAGCATCGTCGACAAACTAAGAGAAGAGCGGCtacgatggtttgggcatgtgagaaGGCGATCTCCTGCTGCAcctgttaggagagtcgagacaCTTACGGTTGACGGTGtacggagaaggggtagacctaccc GGTTTGCGGATATGTTTGTATGTATGATTATATGTTTGCTTTATGTCTGCTACGTTTGTTTTATATACGGCCTTGTTACGTATGCTTCT GTCTATGTATCTAGGTTTGTATGTTTTGTTGTTCTTGGTGGTTTGTATGTGGTCATACATGTTTATTGTTCTTCTGTTGTAACTTCTCTTGAAATTTCTTGTGCTTCGCACTACTGTCTTGCGCAC CATCTCTCGTTCTGTCCTGAGCTTCGCCCTACTGTCTAA